A single window of Streptomyces xanthii DNA harbors:
- a CDS encoding alpha/beta hydrolase — translation MPIPSRPRAAALAVSAALLSTSLAACGGDSKDDVDLPSQTLSWKDCPAPSESEGGGEPPSPLPGGTEWQCATMKAPLDWDDPKGDTIDIALIRAEASGAEDKRIGSLIFNFGGPGGSGVTTLPAFGTDYAKLRTRYDLVSFDPRGVGRSAGVECEDAEQLDKYFQQDSTPDDEAERQKLVDNVSAFNGNCEKHSGKVLPHVRTTDAARDMDLMRQVLGDDKLHYFGISYGTELGGVYAHLFPKKVGRAVFDGVVDPTEDPEQGSLGQAKGFQLALDNYAKDCTSQVEDCPVGDTPQDVKDKIAKLLRDLDEKPIPGIFPRDLTQTAATNGIAQSLYSKDFWEYLTEGLQQAYDGDGKVLMMLSDSMNGRNEDGQYSNIQAANVAINCADDKPRYTPQDVEEKLPEFRAASPLFGDYLAWGMLGCTDWAVGGAADHPDVSATGSAPILVVGNTGDPATPYEGARKMAQALGSGVGVELTYKGQGHGAYDSGNKCVSEAVNRYLLEGTVPKEGTVCS, via the coding sequence ATGCCCATTCCGTCCCGCCCCCGCGCCGCTGCCCTGGCCGTCTCCGCCGCGCTGCTGTCCACGTCGCTCGCGGCGTGCGGCGGCGACTCCAAGGACGACGTGGATCTCCCGTCCCAGACGTTGAGCTGGAAGGACTGCCCCGCCCCTTCGGAGTCCGAGGGGGGCGGCGAGCCGCCGTCCCCGCTGCCCGGCGGAACCGAGTGGCAGTGCGCCACGATGAAGGCGCCGCTCGACTGGGACGACCCCAAGGGCGACACGATCGACATCGCGCTGATCCGCGCCGAGGCGAGCGGCGCCGAGGACAAGCGCATCGGCTCGCTGATCTTCAACTTCGGCGGCCCCGGCGGCTCGGGCGTCACCACGCTGCCCGCCTTCGGCACCGACTACGCGAAGCTGCGCACCCGCTACGACCTGGTCAGTTTCGACCCGCGCGGGGTGGGACGCAGTGCCGGCGTCGAGTGCGAGGACGCCGAGCAGCTCGACAAGTACTTCCAGCAGGACTCCACACCCGACGACGAGGCGGAGCGCCAGAAGCTCGTCGACAATGTCTCGGCGTTCAACGGCAACTGCGAGAAGCACTCCGGCAAGGTCCTCCCCCATGTCCGCACCACCGACGCGGCCCGCGACATGGACCTCATGCGCCAGGTCCTGGGCGACGACAAGCTGCACTACTTCGGCATCTCCTACGGCACCGAACTGGGCGGCGTCTACGCGCACTTGTTCCCGAAGAAGGTGGGCCGGGCCGTGTTCGACGGCGTCGTCGACCCCACCGAGGACCCGGAGCAGGGCTCGCTCGGCCAGGCCAAGGGCTTCCAGCTCGCTCTCGACAACTACGCGAAGGACTGCACGTCCCAGGTCGAGGACTGCCCGGTCGGCGACACGCCCCAGGACGTCAAGGACAAGATCGCGAAGCTGCTGCGGGACCTCGACGAGAAGCCGATCCCCGGGATCTTCCCGCGCGACCTGACGCAGACCGCGGCCACGAACGGGATCGCCCAGTCCCTCTACTCGAAGGACTTCTGGGAGTACCTCACGGAGGGCCTGCAGCAGGCGTACGACGGTGACGGCAAGGTGCTGATGATGCTGTCCGACTCGATGAACGGGCGCAACGAGGACGGGCAGTACAGCAACATCCAGGCCGCGAACGTCGCGATCAACTGCGCCGACGACAAACCCCGGTACACGCCGCAGGACGTCGAGGAGAAACTGCCCGAGTTCCGCGCCGCGTCCCCGCTGTTCGGCGACTACCTCGCCTGGGGCATGCTCGGCTGCACCGACTGGGCGGTCGGCGGAGCGGCCGACCACCCCGACGTGAGCGCCACCGGCTCCGCCCCGATCCTCGTCGTGGGCAACACCGGCGACCCGGCCACGCCGTACGAGGGGGCCCGCAAGATGGCGCAGGCGCTGGGCTCGGGCGTCGGGGTCGAGCTGACGTACAAGGGGCAGGGGCACGGAGCGTACGACAGCGGGAACAAGTGCGTGTCCGAGGCCGTGAACCGGTATCTGCTCGAGGGGACGGTCCCGAAAGAGGGAACGGTCTGCTCGTGA
- a CDS encoding DUF3152 domain-containing protein, which yields MAPPGGPQGPGTGPLPSPRQEYVDAFDGVGAPAGHAAAPSGRTLLGTPEAPDPYRSDPYASGPHASDAYPADPYASVSDWDDYPPLPSDELPQEPARGRSRKGMTFTGIAAAAVTTVLAIVVAGQVADRDSGSGSDTRAGAAEGSRTQGGSASRSDDRATPTAPARVVPLTYEQKMAKKYPLAADLKGSGAFESIPDGAAAPGKGEKFRYRVDVEKGLGLDAKLFADAVQKTLNDKRSWAHGGERTFERVGKGEEAQFVITLASPGTTADWCAKSGLDTTEDNVSCDSAATERVMINAYRWAQGAKPYDDALHDKAIFPYRQMLINHEVGHRLGFNHVTCTQNGAPAPVMQQQTKFLKADGITCRPNPWVFPKG from the coding sequence GTGGCTCCGCCCGGCGGCCCTCAGGGTCCCGGCACCGGACCGCTGCCGAGCCCGCGCCAGGAGTACGTCGACGCGTTCGACGGCGTCGGCGCGCCCGCGGGCCATGCCGCGGCGCCGTCCGGCCGCACGCTCCTCGGCACGCCCGAGGCGCCGGACCCGTACCGGTCCGACCCGTACGCATCCGGTCCGCACGCCTCGGACGCGTACCCGGCCGATCCGTACGCCTCCGTCTCCGACTGGGACGACTACCCGCCGCTGCCCTCGGACGAGCTGCCGCAGGAGCCGGCCCGGGGCCGGAGCCGCAAGGGGATGACGTTCACGGGGATCGCCGCGGCGGCCGTCACGACCGTGCTCGCCATCGTTGTCGCGGGCCAGGTCGCCGACCGGGACAGCGGCTCCGGGAGCGACACGAGGGCAGGGGCCGCCGAGGGCTCCCGCACCCAGGGCGGTTCCGCCTCCCGCTCCGACGACCGGGCGACGCCCACCGCCCCGGCCCGCGTCGTCCCGCTCACGTACGAGCAGAAGATGGCGAAGAAGTACCCGCTCGCCGCGGACCTGAAGGGCTCCGGCGCGTTCGAGTCGATCCCCGACGGGGCCGCGGCGCCCGGCAAGGGGGAGAAGTTCCGCTACCGCGTCGACGTCGAGAAGGGCCTCGGCCTCGACGCCAAGCTGTTCGCCGACGCCGTGCAGAAGACCCTGAACGACAAGCGGAGCTGGGCCCACGGCGGCGAGCGCACCTTCGAGCGCGTCGGGAAGGGTGAGGAGGCGCAGTTCGTCATCACGCTCGCCAGCCCCGGGACCACCGCGGACTGGTGCGCGAAGTCGGGCCTCGACACGACGGAGGACAACGTGTCGTGCGACTCGGCCGCCACCGAGCGCGTGATGATCAACGCGTACCGCTGGGCGCAGGGCGCGAAGCCGTACGACGACGCCCTGCACGACAAGGCGATCTTCCCGTACCGCCAGATGCTCATCAATCACGAGGTCGGTCACCGGCTCGGCTTCAATCACGTGACGTGCACGCAGAACGGCGCGCCGGCTCCGGTGATGCAGCAGCAGACCAAGTTCCTGAAGGCCGATGGCATCACCTGCCGGCCCAACCCCTGGGTGTTTCCCAAGGGTTGA
- the moeZ gene encoding adenylyltransferase/sulfurtransferase MoeZ, giving the protein MSLPPLVEPAAELTVDEVRRYSRHLIIPDVGMDGQKRLKNAKVLAVGAGGLGSPALMYLAAAGVGTLGIVEFDEVDESNLQRQIIHSQADIGRSKAESAKDSVLGINPYVNVVLHEERLEADNVMDIFSQYDLIVDGTDNFATRYLVNDACVLLNKPYVWGSIYRFDGQASVFWSEHGPCYRCLYPEPPPPGMVPSCAEGGVLGVLCASIGSIQVNEAIKLLAGIGEPLVGRLMIYDALEMQYRQVKVRKDPNCAVCGENPTVTELIDYEAFCGVVSEEAQEAAAGATITPKQLKEWIDDDENIEIIDVREPNEYEIVSIPGAKLIPKNEFLMGTALESLPQDKKIVLHCKTGVRSAEVLAVLKSAGFADAVHVGGGVIGWVNQIEPEKPIY; this is encoded by the coding sequence GTGTCGCTGCCACCCCTGGTCGAGCCAGCTGCTGAGCTCACCGTAGACGAGGTCCGCAGGTACTCCCGCCACCTGATCATCCCGGATGTCGGGATGGACGGGCAGAAGCGGCTCAAGAACGCCAAGGTGCTCGCCGTGGGCGCCGGCGGCCTCGGATCGCCGGCCCTGATGTACCTGGCCGCGGCCGGCGTGGGCACGCTCGGCATCGTCGAGTTCGACGAGGTCGACGAGTCGAACCTGCAGCGCCAGATCATCCACAGCCAGGCCGACATCGGCCGGTCCAAGGCGGAGTCCGCGAAGGACTCGGTCCTCGGCATCAACCCGTACGTGAACGTGGTCCTGCACGAAGAGCGGCTCGAGGCCGACAACGTGATGGACATCTTCAGCCAGTACGACCTGATCGTCGACGGCACGGACAACTTCGCGACGCGCTACCTCGTCAACGACGCGTGTGTGCTGCTCAACAAGCCCTACGTGTGGGGTTCCATCTACCGCTTCGACGGCCAGGCCTCGGTCTTCTGGTCCGAGCACGGGCCGTGCTACCGCTGCCTGTACCCGGAGCCCCCGCCGCCGGGCATGGTCCCCTCCTGCGCCGAGGGCGGCGTCCTGGGTGTGCTCTGCGCGTCCATCGGATCCATCCAGGTCAACGAGGCCATCAAGCTTCTCGCCGGCATCGGTGAGCCGCTCGTCGGCCGCCTGATGATCTACGACGCCCTGGAGATGCAGTACCGCCAGGTCAAGGTCCGCAAGGACCCCAACTGCGCGGTCTGCGGCGAGAACCCGACCGTCACCGAGCTCATCGACTACGAGGCCTTCTGCGGCGTCGTGTCCGAGGAGGCCCAGGAGGCGGCCGCCGGCGCCACGATCACTCCCAAGCAGCTCAAGGAGTGGATCGACGACGACGAGAACATCGAGATCATCGACGTCCGCGAGCCGAACGAGTACGAGATCGTCTCGATCCCGGGCGCCAAGCTGATCCCCAAGAACGAGTTCCTCATGGGCACTGCCCTGGAGAGCCTCCCGCAGGACAAGAAGATCGTCTTGCATTGCAAGACGGGTGTCCGCAGTGCGGAAGTTCTCGCCGTGCTGAAGTCCGCGGGCTTCGCGGACGCCGTGCACGTGGGTGGCGGCGTGATCGGCTGGGTCAACCAGATCGAGCCGGAGAAGCCGATCTACTGA
- a CDS encoding lysylphosphatidylglycerol synthase domain-containing protein: MHPEKAEGSSVTPARPEDPAGQAADDKHEEPLHDPGADQVDGDEPLLPARVHRPSDLMRLLVGLLAIVVLLGIAAFAHATTTGFAQDINKGTGQAPDLLTKFAGLASSIAILLVPVAFAIERLIKRDGLRIADGVLAAVLAHGVTLATDLWVAKAAPESIQDALTKVSPGDIHALTDPVHGYLAPVIAYMTAVGMSRRPRWRVVLWVVLLLDAFAMLVTGYTTPFSIILTILIGWTVAYGTLYAVGSPNVRPTGQTLLAGLRHVGFHPVSASREEAHEGATENGDRGRRYFVTLEDGPPLDVTVVDREQQAQGFFYRVWRRLTLRGITQRRSLQSLRQALEQEALLAYAAISAGANAPKLIATSELGPDAVMLVYEHIGGRSLDAMPDEEITDELLRETWHQVQALQSRRIAHRRLAGDAILVDRSGTVILTDLRGGEIAASDLVLRMDVAQMVTTLGLRVGAERAVASAVGILGPDTVADCLPLLQPIALTRSTRATLRRLGRERAQREREAVLEAADRAREARQAAAAENGEAQQSVRAEKKNEKKNEKAERQAQKRAIDEALDEAREEDLLTQIRHQVLRIRPQAPVEPARLERIKPRTLISFIAGAIGAYFLLSQLTHIDFASIVGEAEWGWVGLAVVFSALSYVAAAMSLLGFVPERVPFMRTVAAQVAGSFVKIVAPAAVGGVALNTRFLQRSGVRPGLAVASVGASQLFGMGSHIMLLLTFGYLTGTEKTPSLSPSRTVIAGLLTVAVLVLVVTSIPFLRKFVVTRVRSLFAGVVPRMLDVLQRPRKLLTGIGGMLLLTACFVMCLDASIRAFGDETTSLSLASVAVVFLAGNALGSAAPTPGGVGAVEATLTVGLIAVGLPKEVAAPAVLLYRLLTLWLPVLPGWLFFNHLTRKGAL, translated from the coding sequence GTGCACCCCGAGAAGGCGGAGGGCTCCTCTGTGACACCGGCGCGCCCTGAGGACCCGGCCGGGCAGGCCGCGGACGACAAGCACGAAGAGCCGCTCCACGATCCCGGAGCCGACCAGGTGGACGGCGACGAACCGCTGCTCCCCGCGCGCGTGCACCGCCCTTCGGACCTCATGCGGCTCCTGGTGGGGCTGCTCGCGATCGTCGTCCTGCTCGGCATCGCGGCGTTCGCCCACGCCACGACGACGGGCTTCGCCCAGGACATCAACAAGGGCACGGGGCAGGCCCCCGACCTGCTGACCAAGTTCGCGGGGCTCGCGTCGAGCATCGCGATCCTGCTCGTGCCGGTCGCGTTCGCGATCGAGCGGCTCATCAAGCGGGACGGGCTGCGCATCGCGGACGGCGTGCTGGCCGCCGTGCTCGCCCACGGCGTCACGCTGGCCACCGACCTGTGGGTCGCCAAGGCGGCGCCCGAGTCCATCCAGGACGCGCTCACCAAGGTGTCGCCGGGCGACATCCATGCGCTCACGGACCCGGTGCACGGCTATCTGGCGCCCGTCATCGCCTATATGACGGCCGTCGGCATGTCCCGGCGACCACGATGGCGTGTCGTCCTGTGGGTGGTGCTGCTGCTCGACGCCTTCGCGATGCTCGTCACCGGCTACACCACACCGTTCTCGATCATCCTGACGATCCTCATCGGCTGGACCGTCGCCTACGGAACGCTGTACGCGGTCGGCTCGCCCAATGTGCGCCCTACGGGGCAGACGCTGCTGGCCGGCCTGCGGCACGTCGGCTTCCACCCCGTGAGCGCGTCCCGCGAGGAGGCGCACGAGGGGGCCACGGAGAACGGCGATCGCGGACGGCGCTATTTCGTCACCCTGGAGGACGGTCCGCCGCTGGACGTCACCGTGGTGGACCGGGAGCAGCAGGCCCAGGGTTTCTTCTACCGGGTGTGGCGCCGGCTGACGCTGCGCGGCATCACCCAGCGCCGCAGCCTCCAGTCGCTGCGCCAGGCGCTGGAGCAGGAGGCGCTGCTCGCCTACGCGGCTATCTCGGCCGGGGCGAACGCCCCGAAGCTGATCGCGACGTCCGAGCTGGGCCCCGACGCCGTGATGCTCGTCTACGAGCACATCGGCGGCCGATCCCTGGACGCGATGCCGGACGAGGAGATCACGGACGAGCTGCTGCGCGAGACCTGGCACCAGGTGCAGGCGCTGCAGTCCCGGCGGATCGCGCACCGCAGGCTCGCGGGCGACGCGATTCTGGTGGATCGTTCCGGCACGGTGATCCTCACCGACCTGCGCGGCGGCGAGATCGCGGCGAGCGATCTGGTGCTGCGCATGGACGTCGCGCAGATGGTCACGACGCTCGGACTGCGCGTGGGCGCCGAGCGGGCCGTCGCGTCCGCGGTCGGCATCCTCGGCCCCGACACGGTGGCGGACTGTCTGCCGCTGCTGCAGCCGATCGCGCTCACCCGCTCCACCAGGGCGACGCTGCGCCGCCTCGGGCGGGAACGGGCCCAGCGCGAGCGCGAGGCCGTCCTGGAGGCCGCCGACCGCGCCAGGGAGGCCCGGCAGGCCGCCGCGGCCGAGAACGGCGAGGCGCAGCAGTCCGTACGGGCCGAGAAAAAGAACGAGAAGAAGAACGAGAAGGCCGAGCGGCAGGCCCAGAAGCGGGCGATCGACGAGGCGCTCGACGAGGCCCGCGAGGAGGATCTGCTCACCCAGATCCGCCACCAGGTGCTGCGGATCCGCCCCCAGGCGCCCGTCGAACCGGCCCGCCTGGAGCGCATCAAGCCGCGCACCCTGATCAGCTTCATCGCCGGCGCGATCGGCGCGTACTTCCTGCTCTCCCAGCTCACCCACATCGACTTCGCGTCGATCGTCGGCGAGGCGGAGTGGGGCTGGGTCGGGCTCGCCGTGGTGTTCTCCGCGCTCAGCTACGTGGCGGCCGCGATGAGCCTTCTGGGCTTCGTGCCGGAACGCGTCCCCTTCATGCGGACCGTCGCCGCCCAGGTGGCCGGCTCCTTCGTGAAGATCGTGGCCCCGGCCGCGGTCGGCGGCGTCGCGCTCAACACGCGCTTCCTGCAGCGCTCGGGGGTCCGCCCCGGACTCGCGGTCGCCAGTGTGGGCGCCTCCCAGCTGTTCGGTATGGGCAGCCACATCATGCTGCTGCTGACCTTCGGCTATCTGACCGGTACGGAGAAGACGCCTTCCCTGTCGCCGTCCCGGACGGTCATCGCGGGTCTGCTGACGGTCGCCGTGCTCGTCCTTGTGGTGACGTCGATCCCGTTCCTGCGCAAGTTCGTCGTCACGCGCGTGCGCTCGCTCTTCGCCGGTGTGGTGCCGCGCATGCTCGACGTCCTGCAGCGGCCCCGCAAGCTGCTCACGGGCATCGGCGGAATGCTGCTGCTGACCGCCTGCTTCGTGATGTGCCTCGACGCGTCGATCCGCGCCTTCGGGGACGAGACGACGAGCCTGAGCCTGGCGAGCGTCGCGGTCGTGTTCCTCGCGGGCAACGCGCTCGGTTCGGCCGCCCCGACACCGGGAGGCGTGGGTGCCGTCGAGGCGACGCTGACCGTCGGTCTGATCGCGGTCGGTCTGCCCAAGGAGGTCGCGGCCCCCGCGGTGCTCCTGTACCGGCTCCTGACCCTTTGGCTGCCGGTGCTGCCCGGCTGGCTGTTCTTCAACCACCTCACCCGCAAGGGCGCCTTGTAG
- a CDS encoding spherulation-specific family 4 protein, producing the protein MPYLTPTATGLSSTDVRLGFGIPGFAHPLVAPAEWAELTRPSTPLHWVVLNVAHGPGTRPDPHCLEAVGRLRNAGVRVLGHLDLTYGARSFGELVSDAHRYLDWYRVDGFHLDRCPTERAALPEVRRTVTTLRALIDDAYIVLGHGTHPYPGYAENADQLVTFSGAWSDYRWSQVAEWTAEYPPERFCHFVHGMPRGHLDEALRIARWQGAGTIYFTDRTERGGASTAWESMPGYWDEIVSRIGPGVSE; encoded by the coding sequence ATGCCGTATCTGACTCCGACCGCGACCGGCCTGTCGAGCACCGATGTACGTCTCGGCTTCGGTATCCCCGGGTTCGCCCACCCGCTGGTCGCCCCCGCCGAGTGGGCCGAACTGACCCGGCCCTCGACCCCGCTGCACTGGGTCGTCCTCAACGTGGCGCACGGTCCCGGGACCCGCCCCGACCCGCACTGCCTGGAAGCGGTGGGCCGGCTGCGGAACGCGGGCGTACGTGTTCTCGGTCACCTCGATCTGACCTACGGAGCCCGTTCCTTCGGCGAACTGGTCTCCGACGCCCACCGCTACCTCGACTGGTACCGGGTGGACGGCTTCCATCTGGACCGCTGTCCCACGGAGCGGGCAGCGCTGCCCGAGGTCCGGCGGACCGTCACGACCCTGCGCGCCCTGATCGACGACGCGTACATCGTGCTCGGCCACGGCACCCACCCCTATCCCGGATACGCCGAGAACGCCGACCAGCTGGTCACCTTCTCCGGTGCCTGGAGCGACTACCGCTGGTCGCAGGTGGCGGAATGGACGGCGGAGTACCCGCCGGAGCGCTTCTGCCACTTCGTGCACGGTATGCCGCGCGGTCATCTCGACGAGGCGCTGCGCATCGCGCGCTGGCAGGGCGCGGGCACCATCTACTTCACCGACCGCACGGAACGGGGCGGCGCGAGCACGGCCTGGGAGTCGATGCCCGGGTACTGGGACGAAATTGTCTCGCGGATCGGACCGGGTGTCTCGGAATGA
- a CDS encoding NAD-dependent epimerase/dehydratase family protein, with protein sequence MRVLLIGANGYLGRFVADRLLADPAVQLTALGRGDDADVRFDLATGSPGALTRFLDAVHPGVVINCAGATRGGARELTRHNTVAVATVCEALRRSGCGARLVQIGCGAEYGPSQPGSSTAEDAVPRPGGPYGVSKLAATELVLGSGLDAVVLRVFSPAGPGTPAGSPLGRLAEAMRRAMQAGDGELKLGGLGAQRDFIDVRDVARAVHAASLSAAQGVINIGSGRAVRLRDAAAVLARVAGFGGALHELDGPPSALRPAVGHPRGESEHGMHSPPAAYPYPDGCGSWQQADVRTARDRLGWRPRINLEESLADIWMEAACRI encoded by the coding sequence ATGAGGGTTCTGCTGATCGGGGCCAACGGGTACCTGGGGCGCTTCGTCGCCGACCGTCTCCTGGCCGACCCCGCCGTGCAGCTCACCGCGCTCGGCCGGGGCGACGACGCCGACGTCCGCTTCGACCTCGCCACCGGCAGCCCCGGCGCGCTCACCCGCTTCCTGGACGCCGTCCACCCCGGGGTCGTCATCAACTGCGCGGGCGCCACCCGCGGCGGAGCCCGCGAACTGACCCGGCACAACACCGTCGCCGTCGCCACCGTCTGCGAAGCCCTGCGCCGCAGCGGCTGCGGAGCCCGCCTCGTACAGATCGGCTGCGGCGCCGAGTACGGGCCCTCGCAGCCAGGCTCGTCCACCGCCGAGGACGCGGTGCCCCGGCCCGGCGGCCCGTACGGCGTCAGCAAGCTCGCCGCGACCGAACTCGTCCTGGGCTCCGGCCTCGACGCCGTCGTCCTGCGCGTCTTCTCCCCGGCCGGCCCGGGCACCCCCGCCGGGTCCCCGCTGGGCCGGCTCGCGGAGGCCATGCGCCGCGCGATGCAGGCCGGCGACGGGGAGCTGAAGCTCGGCGGCCTCGGCGCCCAGCGCGACTTCATCGACGTCCGCGACGTGGCCCGCGCCGTGCACGCCGCCTCGCTGTCCGCCGCACAAGGCGTGATCAACATCGGCTCGGGCCGCGCCGTGCGCCTGCGGGACGCCGCCGCCGTGCTCGCCCGCGTCGCCGGTTTCGGCGGCGCGCTGCACGAGCTCGACGGCCCGCCGTCCGCACTGCGGCCGGCCGTCGGCCACCCGCGCGGCGAGTCCGAGCACGGGATGCACAGCCCGCCCGCCGCGTACCCGTACCCCGACGGCTGCGGCAGCTGGCAGCAGGCCGACGTGCGCACGGCGCGCGACCGGCTCGGCTGGCGTCCCCGCATCAACCTCGAAGAATCCCTCGCCGACATCTGGATGGAGGCGGCATGCCGTATCTGA
- a CDS encoding DUF3492 domain-containing protein: protein MRIGLLTEGGYPYVSGEARLWCDRLVRGLEQHEFDIYALSRSQAQEDAGWIELPPQVSRVRTAPLWTGADDGALGPAIGRRARRRFATLYGELVTAIVRSGGAGVSSDLLGGSGGSSGSSRSGGSGGLDGSGGSEGSGGSDVEADRFASALYGLAELARDHGVLGPALRSEAAVRILERACRAPGAQRAVRTARVPDLLAFTGHLERALRPLSLDWYDDASAAGSAGGGGLGAVDLCHATSGGSAALPGLVAKRFFGVPLLVTEYGVQLRARYIAAGDAELSAPVRALLAAFHGRLAAEVYREAALITPGNTHARRWQERCGADRAKLRTVHPGMEASRFAEVGEREDPGEPDTLVWVGRIEPSKDLISLLHAFAEIRKEEPKARLRIVGAVPVGVGAGAGAGGPAGGGFLAGGVAGAGGAGGVGGLGGLGGFGGLGGATGAGGFGGAGGVSGVSGLGVGVGGVRGAGGGGGAGRAEVGFAGAAEMGAETYLGHCRALAAQLFPDEAEGLHAVGENPVSFEELGSPEAPDLADAYGAGSVVVLSSVVEGFPISLVEAMFCGRATVSTDVGAVVEVIGGTGLVVPPRNPRALAEACVALLRDPERRERLGAAARARALELFTVEQNVAAFRGIYLEIVSRCPVRREALDDSGEPLPFAHPLEAHVPGRWTAPAARAVGEPWLAERPEATDAPGWVEPGPGALAVGGEHEQYEQLAGATPGCGKGEA, encoded by the coding sequence GTGCGCATCGGACTGCTGACCGAGGGTGGCTATCCGTATGTGAGCGGTGAGGCCAGACTCTGGTGCGACCGGCTTGTGCGCGGGCTCGAGCAGCACGAGTTCGACATCTACGCGCTCAGTCGCAGCCAGGCCCAGGAGGATGCGGGCTGGATCGAACTCCCTCCGCAGGTCAGCCGGGTGCGGACCGCGCCGCTGTGGACCGGCGCCGATGACGGCGCCCTCGGTCCCGCCATCGGCCGGCGGGCGCGTCGCCGCTTCGCCACGCTCTACGGAGAGCTCGTGACGGCGATCGTGCGCTCCGGCGGCGCCGGTGTCTCCTCCGATCTTCTCGGGGGCTCCGGCGGTTCCAGTGGCTCCAGTCGTTCCGGTGGTTCCGGTGGCCTTGACGGTTCCGGTGGTTCTGAGGGGTCTGGCGGCTCTGATGTCGAGGCGGACCGTTTCGCCTCCGCGCTCTACGGGCTTGCCGAGCTGGCCCGGGACCACGGCGTACTGGGTCCCGCGCTGCGCTCCGAGGCCGCTGTGCGCATCCTGGAGCGCGCCTGTCGTGCGCCCGGAGCGCAGCGCGCCGTCCGCACCGCCCGCGTCCCCGACCTGCTCGCCTTCACCGGACACCTGGAGCGCGCGCTGCGGCCGCTCTCCCTCGACTGGTACGACGACGCCTCCGCCGCCGGCTCGGCCGGGGGCGGCGGGCTCGGTGCCGTCGACCTCTGCCACGCCACCTCGGGCGGCTCCGCCGCGCTGCCGGGCCTCGTCGCCAAGCGCTTCTTCGGCGTCCCGCTGCTCGTCACCGAGTACGGGGTCCAGCTCCGGGCCCGCTACATCGCCGCCGGAGACGCCGAACTCAGCGCACCCGTACGCGCGTTGCTCGCCGCCTTCCACGGCCGGCTCGCCGCCGAGGTCTACCGCGAGGCCGCGCTCATCACGCCCGGCAACACCCACGCGCGACGCTGGCAGGAGCGCTGCGGCGCCGACCGCGCCAAGCTCCGCACCGTCCACCCCGGCATGGAGGCCTCGCGCTTCGCCGAGGTGGGCGAGCGGGAGGATCCGGGCGAGCCCGACACACTCGTCTGGGTCGGCCGCATCGAACCGTCCAAGGACCTCATCTCCCTCCTGCACGCCTTCGCCGAGATCCGCAAGGAGGAGCCGAAGGCGCGGCTGCGGATCGTGGGGGCGGTGCCGGTGGGGGTGGGGGCTGGAGCTGGAGCTGGGGGTCCGGCCGGTGGTGGGTTCTTGGCCGGGGGTGTGGCCGGCGCCGGTGGTGCGGGGGGTGTGGGTGGCTTGGGTGGCCTGGGTGGCTTTGGCGGCCTGGGGGGTGCGACTGGTGCGGGTGGTTTCGGCGGCGCGGGTGGCGTAAGTGGCGTGAGTGGCTTGGGTGTTGGCGTCGGTGGTGTGCGTGGGGCTGGTGGTGGCGGGGGTGCGGGGCGGGCCGAGGTGGGGTTCGCGGGTGCGGCGGAGATGGGGGCCGAGACCTATCTCGGGCACTGCAGGGCCCTCGCCGCGCAGCTCTTCCCCGACGAGGCCGAAGGGCTGCACGCCGTCGGCGAGAACCCCGTCTCCTTCGAGGAACTCGGCAGCCCCGAGGCCCCTGACCTCGCCGACGCCTACGGCGCGGGCAGTGTCGTCGTCCTGTCCAGCGTCGTCGAGGGCTTCCCGATCAGCCTGGTCGAGGCCATGTTCTGCGGGCGCGCCACCGTTTCCACCGACGTGGGCGCCGTCGTCGAGGTCATCGGTGGCACGGGGCTCGTCGTGCCACCGCGCAATCCCCGGGCGCTCGCCGAGGCCTGCGTCGCGCTGCTCCGCGACCCCGAGCGCCGCGAACGGCTCGGCGCCGCGGCCCGTGCCCGCGCCCTGGAACTCTTCACCGTCGAACAGAACGTCGCGGCATTTCGCGGCATTTACCTGGAGATCGTGTCGCGCTGCCCCGTCCGCCGGGAGGCCCTGGACGACTCGGGCGAGCCCCTGCCCTTCGCCCACCCGCTGGAGGCCCACGTGCCCGGCCGGTGGACGGCCCCGGCCGCGCGCGCTGTCGGAGAGCCCTGGCTCGCGGAGCGTCCCGAAGCGACGGACGCGCCTGGCTGGGTCGAACCGGGCCCGGGCGCCCTGGCCGTGGGCGGAGAGCACGAGCAGTACGAACAGTTGGCCGGGGCCACCCCTGGCTGCGGGAAGGGTGAGGCATGA